ATCGGCCGCGGCACCAGCACCTACGACGGCCTGTCGCTGGCCTGGGCCTGTGCGGCGGACCTGGCGCAGCGCATCCGCGCCTTCACCCTGTTCGCCACCCACTACTTCGAACTCACCCAGCTGCCGGAGCACTACCCCGGCATCGCCAATGTGCACCTGGACGCCATGGAACACGGCGAGCGCATCGTCTTTCTGCACGCGGTCAAGGAGGGCCCGGCCGATCGCAGCTACGGCCTGCACGTGGCCGCGCTCGCCGGCATCCCGCAGCCGGTGCTGCGCCAGGCCCGGGAGCGACTGCGCGAACTGGAAGCCCAGCCGATCGAACCGGCCACCGCCGGCGCGGCCGACGGCCCCCAGCTGGGGCTGTTCTCCACCCCGGCCGACCATCCCCTGCTGGAGGCCCTGGAGGGCATCGAGCCCGACGAGCTCACCCCGCGCCAGGCCCTGGATGTGCTGTACAAGCTCAAGGGCCTGCTGGACTGACGCCGCTGCGCCCGACCCGCCACGAAACCGTCACATCAGCCGCCGTTCTCGCGCCTCACGTCACCCCTTAACCCTCTGAAATCAATACCATTCTCCAGCCGGCTGCCTTTTCTCCCCGCATGGCACCCATTTTGCTATTCAAATAAGAAACTTAGGTGTAGGTCGGGTTGGCGCCAGCGTAACCCGACAGGTACCGCTGATGTTGTCGGATTACGCCCTTACGGGCCAACCCGACCTGCCAACTCGGACATGAGGGCCCTTGCATCAGCCGGTTTTCGGTCTCTCCGTCATCCCCGCGAAAGCGGGGATCCATGCGCGGCCGAACCGACAAACGCTGGCCCCCTGCCGTCGCGGGATGACGCGGCACAAACAAGTGCCACTCAAACCGGATACAACAACAGCCCGGGGTCGCCCCCATCGGCAACAAGGACGCGTCATGCAACTGAACAAGATTTCGTTGAAGGCCATCACCATCGGCACCATCCTGCTGGTTGGCGCCACCACCGTGGCACTGGCCCTGTACTCCGGCAACCGCTACCGCGCGGCCGCCCTGACGGAACAGACCGACCTGAGTGAGCGCAAGCTGCAGACCCATGCCAGCCAGTTGCTGCAGCAACTCGAGCGCAACGCCCGTCTGGTCGGCCATGCGCTGGGCAATGATCCGGCGTTTCAGCACATCCTGGTCAACAGCGGCATGGGCAGCCGCCGGCTGGCCGCCTATCTGGAGCAGTCAATCCACGACCTGGGGCAGACCACCGGCCTGGAGGGCTACCGGGTCGGCGTCTATTCCGCCGACGGCGAGCCGCTGGCCGGCAGCGGTGAACTGGCCATGGACGGCGCCCTCGATCCCGAGACCCTGCAGGCCCGTCGGGGGGCGGGAGACAGCGGCCAGCTGCGTCTGACGCCGACCGGGCCGGTACTGAGCCTGACACTGCCGGCCGGCACCCCGCAACGCAGCGCCTGGCTGGAAATCCAGGCCGGACTGGACACCGCCGTGCAGCAGCTGGAGGCCGCACTGGGACAGCCGCTGCTGCTCGCCACCCGCACCGGCAAGCCGCTGTACCGCTCTCCCGACTGGCAGTCCGGCAGGCAGGGCGAGCGCATCAGTGTGCAGCACGTGCTGCAGGATGCCGCGGGCAGCCCCCTGCTCACCCTCAGTGCCCAGCAGCCGCAGGAACGACTGGTGGCCAACATGCTCGACGTGCGCAACCAGACCGCCGTGGCCTACGTGGTGCTGTTCGGCGGCGCGCTGCTGATCGCGCTGGGCATCTTCAACCGCTTCCTGTTCGCCCCGGTCAATGCCCTGATCCAGGACATGCGCCGCGGCGCCGACGGCGATCTGGACAGCCAGGTGCGCGAGGACCAGCTGCGCGAATTCAGCCTGCTGGGCCAGGCCTTCAACCGCATGACCCGCAAGATGAAGGAGAACCTGGAGCGCGAGCGCCAGGCCGCCGAGGACCTGACCGGCAAGGTGGAACTCATTCAGGAAGTCGTCGAGATGGCCGCCCGCGGCGACCTCACCGGCCAGCTGATGATCTATCGCGACGACGACATCATTTCGGAACTGGCCAGCGGCGTACAGGGCATGCTGGACAGTCTCAACAGCCTGGTCGCCCGCATCCAGCAGGCCGGCATCCAGGTGACCTCCTCGGTGACCGAGATCGCCGCCACCGCCAAGCAGCAGGAGGCCACGGTGAACGAACAGGCCGCCACCACCAACGAGATCCGCGCCACCGTGACCCAGATCTCGGCCACTTCCAACGAACTCGTCAACACCATGCACGAGGTCACCGACGTCGCGCTCAAGACCGCCGAGCAGGCCAACGCCGGGCGCAGTTCGCTCACCCGCATGGAGGAGACCATGCGCCACATGCTGGAGGCGACCAACACCATCAATTCCAAGCTGGCGGTGCTGAGCGAGAAGGCCGCCAACATCAACACCGTGGTGACCACCATCAACAAGGTCTCCGACCAGACCAACCTGCTGTCGCTCAACGCCGCCATCGAGGCGGAAAAGGCTGGCGAGTATGGCGTGGGCTTTTCCGTGGTGGCCACCGAGATCCGCCGCCTGGCCGACCAGACCGCCGTGGCGACCTGGGACATCGAACAGATGGTCAAGGAGATGCAGTCGGCGGTCTCGGCCGGCGTGATGGGCATGGAGAAGTTCTCCACCGAGGTGCGCACCGGCGTGGACGATGTGCGCAACGTCAGTTCGCAACTCGGACGCATCATCGAGGAGGTGGAGAATCTCATCCCGCGTTACGAGGAGGTGCACGAGGGCATGCAGTCGCAGGCCCAGGGTGCGAACCAGATCAACGATGCCATGGTGCAGCTGGCCGAGACCTCGCAGCAGACGGCCGAGTCGCTGCGCCAGTCCAACGGCGCCATCCAGCAACTCAACGAGGCGGCGCGCCGGCTGCAGGAAGGCGTCTCGCACATCAGGCTCAATGCCTGAGCGGGAGCGGCAACCGCCATGCTTCATGTGCTGTTTCATCTCGACGCCCAGCGCTACGCCCTGGACACCGGGCGGCTGATCGAGATCGTGCCCTTCGTGGAACTGCGTCCACTGCCGCGGGCACCGGCATACGTGGCCGGCCTGTTCGACTACCGCGGCCGCACGGTGCCGGTCATCGACCTGACCGCCTTGACGCTGGGTCGGTCCAGCCGGGTCCTGCACAGCACCCGCATCCTGGTCATCGACCATCCGCTCACGGCCGGCGGCAGCCGGCCGCTGGGCCTGCTGGCCGAACAGGTCGTGGAAACCCTCACGCTGGCGCCGGAGGCCTTCACCGACACCGGGGTGGAGATCCCCGATGCCCATTATCTCGGCCGGGTGGCCCGCGATGAACGCGGTCTGCTTCAGGCCGTGGAGGCGGATGCGCTGCTCACCCCCGAGGTGGAAGCGCTGCTGTTCCGGGACGTGGCCGCATGCAGCTGACCCGGATCGAGCAACTGCTGCAGGACACCATGGGGCTGAATGCCGCCTCCATCGGCTCCAGCGCCATCCAGCGTGCCGTGCGCGAGCGCATGCGGCGCACCCACATCGACGACAGCGAACGCTATCAGCAGCGCCTGGAAAGCAGCCCGGAGGAAATGCGCGAGCTGATCGAACTGGTGGTCATCCCCGAGACCTGGTTCTTCCGCAACTGGCACCCGTTCCAGGCCCTGAAGCGGCACCTGGAGCAGCACTGGCTGCCGCGCGCGGGCGAGCGCAGGCTGCGCCTGCTCAGCCTGCCCTGCTCGACCGGCGAGGAACCCTACACCCTGGCCATGGTGCTGGCCGACCTGGGGCTGGCCCCGGACCAGACCGAGGTGCACGGCGTGGACATCAGTCGGTACAACATCGATACCGCGCGCCTGGGCATCTACCGCCAGAACTCCTTCCGCGGCGACCATCTCGATTACCGTGACACCTGGTTCCGCCAGACCGATGACCGCTACCACCTGCACCCCGACATCCGCGACCGGGTCCGGTTCGAGCAGGGCAATCTGCTCGATCCGGAATTCAGCCGCGACCGCGCACCCTACGACGTGATCTTCTGCCGCAACCTGCTCATCTATTTCGACCGCCCGACCCAGGCGCAGGCCATCGACATCCTGGAAGGACTGCTCGGCCGCGACGGCCTGCTGTTCGTCGGCCATGCCGAGACCGGGGTGCTCGCCGGTCGCGGCTTCCGGTCACTGAACCTGCCGCAGAGTTTCGGTTTTCACCGCGAGCTCGGAACGGCCGGCG
This sequence is a window from Thiohalobacter thiocyanaticus. Protein-coding genes within it:
- a CDS encoding methyl-accepting chemotaxis protein codes for the protein MQLNKISLKAITIGTILLVGATTVALALYSGNRYRAAALTEQTDLSERKLQTHASQLLQQLERNARLVGHALGNDPAFQHILVNSGMGSRRLAAYLEQSIHDLGQTTGLEGYRVGVYSADGEPLAGSGELAMDGALDPETLQARRGAGDSGQLRLTPTGPVLSLTLPAGTPQRSAWLEIQAGLDTAVQQLEAALGQPLLLATRTGKPLYRSPDWQSGRQGERISVQHVLQDAAGSPLLTLSAQQPQERLVANMLDVRNQTAVAYVVLFGGALLIALGIFNRFLFAPVNALIQDMRRGADGDLDSQVREDQLREFSLLGQAFNRMTRKMKENLERERQAAEDLTGKVELIQEVVEMAARGDLTGQLMIYRDDDIISELASGVQGMLDSLNSLVARIQQAGIQVTSSVTEIAATAKQQEATVNEQAATTNEIRATVTQISATSNELVNTMHEVTDVALKTAEQANAGRSSLTRMEETMRHMLEATNTINSKLAVLSEKAANINTVVTTINKVSDQTNLLSLNAAIEAEKAGEYGVGFSVVATEIRRLADQTAVATWDIEQMVKEMQSAVSAGVMGMEKFSTEVRTGVDDVRNVSSQLGRIIEEVENLIPRYEEVHEGMQSQAQGANQINDAMVQLAETSQQTAESLRQSNGAIQQLNEAARRLQEGVSHIRLNA
- a CDS encoding chemotaxis protein CheW, which gives rise to MLHVLFHLDAQRYALDTGRLIEIVPFVELRPLPRAPAYVAGLFDYRGRTVPVIDLTALTLGRSSRVLHSTRILVIDHPLTAGGSRPLGLLAEQVVETLTLAPEAFTDTGVEIPDAHYLGRVARDERGLLQAVEADALLTPEVEALLFRDVAACS
- a CDS encoding CheR family methyltransferase, giving the protein MQLTRIEQLLQDTMGLNAASIGSSAIQRAVRERMRRTHIDDSERYQQRLESSPEEMRELIELVVIPETWFFRNWHPFQALKRHLEQHWLPRAGERRLRLLSLPCSTGEEPYTLAMVLADLGLAPDQTEVHGVDISRYNIDTARLGIYRQNSFRGDHLDYRDTWFRQTDDRYHLHPDIRDRVRFEQGNLLDPEFSRDRAPYDVIFCRNLLIYFDRPTQAQAIDILEGLLGRDGLLFVGHAETGVLAGRGFRSLNLPQSFGFHRELGTAGAAVPDAPRLRQSRRSRRTPIRPRRQPRPHWIDQREQAVAAPPQSAADPGVEQLEQATRLADDGHLVEAAELCEQLLEAQGAQAQALYLLGLIRDAAGEPEEAERLLRQAIYLDPAHCPAMLHLALVLQRRGEARAAQRMQERLERCQQREAANTR